A stretch of Prunus dulcis chromosome 6, ALMONDv2, whole genome shotgun sequence DNA encodes these proteins:
- the LOC117632115 gene encoding uncharacterized protein LOC117632115 isoform X1 has protein sequence MLMVYAVGAITCLDSNIQLHEALPCKTAHVNFLNKISICLSSSGAPCNSILSASCFSWRNRVQLNSPKKWLCRMHDSSSSDDDEYRSSRNIAISLFRRYRNVVDRGGGANLKEFISAGVNAYALGCADEGLRKELVDMKESGVEIEGMQSYGGTTSLKSKIASEEVEECILWLSIIFITILCTPQPTIVRWSSTPPVSDEERLKWKGFCALIANAYYVRGMAWLPVKTLQLEQMAVVGHAEEPSVVASRMRLVFSTLEVVSPQWPRV, from the exons ATGCTGATGGTGTATGCTGTAGGAGCTATTACATGCTTAGACTCTAATATACAACTGCATGAGGCATTGCCCTGCAAGACTGCCCATGTGAATTTCTtgaacaaaatttcaatttgtcttAGCTCAAGTGGAGCTCCTTGTAATTCTATACTCTCTGCCTCCTGCTTTTCTTGGAGAAACCGTGTTCAGCTAAACAGCCCCAAGAAATGGCTT TGCAGGATGCATGATTCGAGTTCATCAGATGATGATGAGTATCGATCCTCACGCAACATAGCAATCAGTTTGTTTAGGCGGTACAGGAATGTGGTTGACCGTGGAGGAGGTGCCAACCTAAAA GAGTTCATCAGTGCTGGGGTGAATGCATATGCGCTGGGCTGCGCAGATGAGGGGTTAAGGAAAGAACTTGTTGATATGAAAGAATCTGGTGTTGAAATTGAAGGAATGCAAAGCTATGGTGGAACCACCAGTTTGAAATCCAAGATTGCATCAGAGGAG GTTGAGGAGTGCATTCTGTGGTTGAGCATTATATTCATCACCATCCTGTGTACACCACAGCCAACAATAGTTAGGTGGTCATCCACACCTCCAGTGTCAGATGAAGAAAGGCTTAAGTGGAAAGGGTTTTGTGCACTCATAGCAAATGCGTATTACGTGAGAGGAATGGCATG GCTTCCGGTAAAGACGCTTCAACTAGAGCAAATGGCAGTGGTTGGACATGCTGAGGAACCTTCAGTTGTTGCAAGTCGAATGCGATTAGTTTTTAGCACACTTGAG GTTGTGAGTCCACAGTGGCCTAGAGTATAG
- the LOC117632283 gene encoding transcription factor bHLH130-like: protein MESDLQQHHHKPQQHMNSSLMRYRSAPSSYFANILDSDFCEPLFNRPSSPETERIFARFLTGEGGGNGDGGGGGTEETASHHKVTTQTNNQQTQFMVPKVDNEAVVIQQQQQSHLNNYSSVSQGFYQSPSSKPPLPNQSLNSANEGAYSMGTSQLPSVKTGGVTNSNLIRHSSSPAGLFSHMNIDVAGYAALRGMGNYGASNSTNEEASFSSTSRLKNFSSGPPSTSGLMSPIAEIGNKRMRSDNQDSRGFGDGSGNNYVTGFPIDSWDDSAMMSGDITRSTSFREDDIKAFTGLSPSETQDVEAGNRPPTLLAHHLSLPKTSAEMAAIEKFMQFQDSVPCKIRAKRGCATHPRSIAERVRRTRISERMRKLQELVPNMDKQTNTADMLDLAVEYIKDLQTQVQTLSDNRAKCTCSSKPQ, encoded by the exons ATGGAATCAGatctccaacagcatcatCATAAACCCCAGCAGCATATGAACTCTAGCTTGATGCGGTACCGATCAGCTCCCAGCTCATATTTCGCAAATATTTTGGACTCAGATTTTTGTGAACCATTGTTCAATCGGCCTTCTAGCCCTGAAACTGAACGAATTTTCGCCCGGTTTTTGACTGGTGAAGGTGGTGGTAATGGTGAtgggggaggaggaggaacaGAAGAAACTGCATCACATCACAAAGTGACAACACAGACCAATAACCAGCAAACACAGTTTATGGTGCCTAAGGTGGATAATGAAGCAGTAGTGattcaacagcagcagcagagcCATTTGAACAACTATTCTTCTGTTTCTCAGGGCTTTTACCAAAGTCCATCTTCAAAACCACCTTTGCCAAATCAGAGTTTGAATTCAGCTAATGAAGGAGCTTATTCAATGGGGACAAGTCAGTTGCCTTCAGTGAAAACCGGTGGTGTCACTAATTCGAATCTTATTCGGCATAGTAGCTCGCCTGCTGGACTTTTCTCCCATATGAATATTGATG TGGCAGGCTATGCTGCATTGAGAGGCATGGGAAACTACGGAGCCAGTAATAGCACTAATGAAGAagcatctttttcttctacaaGCAGGTTGAAAAATTTCTCTTCAGGGCCACCATCTACATCAGGGCTAATGAGTCCAATTGCTGAAATTGGGAACAAAAGAATGCGATCAGATAATCAAGATTCTAGAGGTTTTGGTGATGGCTCGGGTAACAATTATGTCACTGGTTTCCCAATTGATTCGTGGGATGACTCTGCAATGATGTCTGGTGATATTACTCGCTCAACAAGCTTTAGGGAAGATGATATCAAAGCATTTACTGGTTTAAGCCCATCAGAAACTCAG GATGTGGAGGCTGGAAATCGCCCTCCTACACTTCTGGCTCATCATTTGAGCTTGCCAAAAACATCAGCAGAGATGGCGGCCATTGAAAAGTTTATGCAGTTCCAAGATTCTGTGCCTTGTAAGATTCGAGCAAAGCGGGGTTGTGCCACACACCCAAGAAGCATTGCTGAGAGG GTAAGAAGAACTCGAATCAGTGAACGGATGAGGAAACTACAAGAGCTTGTACCTAACATGGACAAG CAAACAAACACTGCAGACATGTTAGATTTGGCTGTTGAGTACATTAAAGACCTTCAAACCCAAGTCCAg ACACTCTCAGACAATCGTGCAAAGTGTACCTGTTCAAGCAAGCCGCAGTAA
- the LOC117632115 gene encoding uncharacterized protein LOC117632115 isoform X2, with the protein MWLTVEEEFISAGVNAYALGCADEGLRKELVDMKESGVEIEGMQSYGGTTSLKSKIASEEVEECILWLSIIFITILCTPQPTIVRWSSTPPVSDEERLKWKGFCALIANAYYVRGMAWLPVKTLQLEQMAVVGHAEEPSVVASRMRLVFSTLEVVSPQWPRV; encoded by the exons ATGTGGTTGACCGTGGAGGAG GAGTTCATCAGTGCTGGGGTGAATGCATATGCGCTGGGCTGCGCAGATGAGGGGTTAAGGAAAGAACTTGTTGATATGAAAGAATCTGGTGTTGAAATTGAAGGAATGCAAAGCTATGGTGGAACCACCAGTTTGAAATCCAAGATTGCATCAGAGGAG GTTGAGGAGTGCATTCTGTGGTTGAGCATTATATTCATCACCATCCTGTGTACACCACAGCCAACAATAGTTAGGTGGTCATCCACACCTCCAGTGTCAGATGAAGAAAGGCTTAAGTGGAAAGGGTTTTGTGCACTCATAGCAAATGCGTATTACGTGAGAGGAATGGCATG GCTTCCGGTAAAGACGCTTCAACTAGAGCAAATGGCAGTGGTTGGACATGCTGAGGAACCTTCAGTTGTTGCAAGTCGAATGCGATTAGTTTTTAGCACACTTGAG GTTGTGAGTCCACAGTGGCCTAGAGTATAG
- the LOC117632113 gene encoding uncharacterized protein LOC117632113: MEVAHQDLGFCFGSARVSLTPILAPSSTRRLSSSFIETSRPVPARRKLAWVSLDGRLVNADEASSARAIKGGLNPEQAVAWELFSPIQRFLFVAVISVAAAESKKNRHITQLTKSVELRDQLLSSMQQKLDSLCEQMNNIKDHSATVDPSTLENAELQRNESFGSHKIKFVDCGCWLCDQHRDLQNGLGGNNVMKASNGDETLQYKMSLPIVQEQEERRMSDLSDLASSVTSAADIQLNTLAIEQDIYNLKKDCEEKDGTIQDLTTLLQSSENAGSRRIAELEDIIRRKNSTITRLKRDMVVLEQKVVHLTRLQRPSFSSSNSHDIQIPHMTDNLLYDMDSTTSPSSSDSDCSPVNRTKAPPSSKYPEVPQIHDSLSTSQKLVKEKASISMVKPTASHIKYQSLNPLKEITMNSRPVHSVSKKPQPMSPRPVHSVSKNSQPMSPKSQPASPKSQPMSPVKKSSTIHSSRPRQLSAGADSRKIIKRRSLPGRKDATPATPQKRWA; encoded by the exons ATGGAAGTAGCCCATCAAGACCTCGGCTTCTGCTTCGGCTCGGCTCGAGTCTCCTTAACCCCAATACTAGCACCCTCTTCTACGCGCCGCCTCTCCAGCAGCTTCATTGAGACTAGTCGACCCGTGCCTGCTCGTCGGAAGCTGGCATGGGTCTCCCTCGATGGTCGGCTCGTCAATGCCGACGAGGCCAGCTCTGCTCGAGCCATTAAAGGTGGCTTGAACCCCGAGCAAGCCGTGGCTTGGGAGCTTTTTAGCCCCATCCAGAGGTTCCTCTTTGTTGCCGTGATAAGTGTCGCCGCTGCAGAGTCAAAGAAAAACCGCCACATTACGCAGCTAACGAAATCTGTGGAACTTAGG GATCAGCTATTATCAAGCATGCAGCAGAAGCTTGACAGCCTGTGCGAGCAGATGAATAACATTAAGGACCACTCAGCAACCGTGGACCCTTCCACCCTCGAAAATGCAGAATTGCAGCGCAATGAATCATTTGGTTctcataaaatcaaatttgttgATTGTGGTTGTTGGCTTTGTGATCAACATCGTGACCTTCAAAATGGGTTGGGG GGTAACAATGTTATGAAAGCCTCCAATGGGGATGAGACACTGCAATATAAAATGTCTCTCCCAATTGTACAAGAGCAAGAAGAGCGCCGTATGTCTGATTTATCAGACCTGGCATCAAGTGTCACTTCTGCTGCAGACATCCAG CTAAACACCTTAGCCATTGAACAAGACATATACAATCTCAAGAAGgattgtgaagagaaagatgGGACCATACAGGATCTAACCACTTTACTCCAGTCATCTGAAAATGCTGGTTCAAGG AGGATTGCAGAGTTGGAAGACATAATACGTAGGAAGAACTCGACGATTACAAGACTAAAGAGGGACATGGTGGTTCTAGAACAAAAG GTAGTACACCTTACAAGGCTTCAGAGaccctctttctcttcctcaaACTCACATGATATACAAATTCCGCACATGACAGACAACCTCCTTTATGATATGGATAGTACTACTAGCCCTTCATCCTCCGATTCAGACTGCTCTCCTGTGAATCGAACAAAAGCTCCTCCTAGTTCTAAATATCCGGAGGTTCCTCAGATTCATGACTCTCTTTCAACAAGCCAAAAACTAGTGAAGGAAAAAGCCTCAATTTCTATGGTGAAACCAACTGCCAGTCACATAAAATATCAATCATTGAATCCTCTAAAAGAGATAACTATGAATTCCAGGCCAGTACACTCAGTAAGCAAAAAACCACAGCCAATGAGTCCAAGGCCAGTACACTCAGTAAGCAAAAACTCTCAGCCAATGAGTCCAAAATCTCAACCAGCGAGTCCAAAATCTCAGCCAATGAGTCCTGTAAAAAAATCCAGTACAATTCATTCTTCAAGGCCAAGGCAATTATCAGCTGGTGCAGATTCgagaaagataattaaaagGCGTTCTCTCCCTGGACGAAAGGATGCTACTCCAGCAACTCCACAGAAGAGATGGGCTTAG